The window TTTCTGTTTGGCTTATTCTCATCCGTTGATCCCACCACGAGTTGCACATGACCCACAAATTGTCAGTCCAGGATCAAgcagattaaaaaaaaagaaaaaaaaagaatgccCACATGTGGATCCACATGTGGATCCTACATTCTCTTGAATCAAATCGTTCATATAGTGATCCCCAAGATCCTAAGCGTTCAGTTTAAGACCCCACTAAATACAGACCATTGGTTggaacatggcccaccagatgaacggctaAGATCACCGAAAACTGGCGTCAACCAATACATAATTCATTGATTTGTTGATGAAAATACGAGAAACAAACAGTAGAATTAGTCCAGCATTAGTGGCACAAACAAGCTTCATTTCAATTGAGGAAAGACAGTTGTTTGTTATACATAGAATTACAAACTGAGAAATGCCTATAATTTCCGACCGTTGGCCATTTCTGACGGCCAAAGGGCCGTCGGAAATGTAATCCAAACCGCTGAATATGAAATACAGTCCAGTCATTCTACTGATACAGAGTTACATAATCTCATCCAATCGAATTCTAATTAACAATTCCATCCCCACCGTGTGAAAGAATCATCGGTACAGTCTCAATGGCCTATTGTGGGTTCGGTGATCGAACGCTCTACCCAGGTCTAATCCTTTTCTGATTGGGCTTCCCGTCGGACCTCAACGTCCCAGCTGAGTCGCCCTCCGACGACGATTCCATCGACTTGGTGAAGGATGTGGAGAGGTCAGAGTAGAGATCGACGACCCTCCTGATGTTGTTGTTGAGCTCCCTGATCAGGCCTACATTGCGGCTGAGATTGTCGGGGATCTTCGATTCATGGTTCTGATTAATCTCATTGATCAGCAATCTGTTCTGATCTAAGATGTTTTGGACCTGAACAAAGCTCTTCTGGAAGGTTTGAAGGACCTTATTGTCTACTTGGGTTCCATTGCCTAGGCCTGAAAATGTATCTCCTTCCATTTCTCAGGTGAAATCCAATCCAATACAATCGCAATCCAATCCAAACACAATCAGTCCTGCATTGATATTTCAAAAAGAATCAGATGTTTGGAAAATTAGATTGAGTTTTTTGTTTCCGTTTTTGAAGTGTGCCCATTTCGATGTGATCAAAATCAGTTCTGCATAAATATCAAGAAAGATCATAGCTTTAGAAAATGACATTTTCAGGTGCAAATCAATGCATTGAAAAATAGTACTGCACAAGAATCAACAAGATAATGGATTTATGAAGCTGGGATTTTGACGGGTACCCATCACAAGATAATGGATTTATGAAGCTGGGATTTTGATAggtacgagagagagagacagagagagggataTATTTTCAGGTGAATTCATTACAATAAAATCCATTTTCAGGTGATTTCAATACAATCAAATCCAATTTCAGGTGAAAAGAGATCCATTTTCAGGTGAATTCAATACAATCAAATCCATTCTCAGGTCATTTCGATACAATAAAATCCAATTTCAGGTGAAAATAAGATTTTTGATGCACACCCCGATTTCAGATGAAAttcattgcaaaaaaaaaaaaaacccaaaaagccCAAAGCAAGATcagagctcaaaaatgagattttaatgGATACACATTCAAATTTCCAACGAAATCAATCCAACCACAATAAAAAAGCACCCAAAACAAGATCATAGCTTTTTTAAAATGAGATTGTTGGGAACCCAACAGAGTCCTGGTATAAAATTCAAtccaatcaaaaccaaatcctgcataaatatcaagaaaaaaaaaaagaaaaaga of the Magnolia sinica isolate HGM2019 chromosome 7, MsV1, whole genome shotgun sequence genome contains:
- the LOC131251694 gene encoding protein ELF4-LIKE 4-like; its protein translation is MEGDTFSGLGNGTQVDNKVLQTFQKSFVQVQNILDQNRLLINEINQNHESKIPDNLSRNVGLIRELNNNIRRVVDLYSDLSTSFTKSMESSSEGDSAGTLRSDGKPNQKRIRPG